Proteins encoded in a region of the Agrobacterium tumefaciens genome:
- a CDS encoding OST-HTH/LOTUS domain-containing protein produces MPESREYIKRAAVALDEVMARPFVSTHGVHGEAKPGTARHTLDRAALDILTKAIAASADGDGRAHLARVGGHLAKLAPDFHARDYGFARLSEMLAASGLVVMESVGDNPNAITVRLKASAGEK; encoded by the coding sequence ATGCCGGAGTCTCGCGAGTACATAAAACGCGCCGCTGTTGCCCTCGACGAAGTGATGGCGCGACCCTTCGTTTCCACCCATGGTGTGCATGGAGAAGCCAAGCCCGGAACAGCCAGGCACACCCTTGATCGGGCCGCCCTCGATATTTTGACCAAAGCCATCGCGGCCTCGGCCGATGGCGACGGCCGAGCCCACCTCGCACGCGTCGGCGGGCACCTGGCGAAATTGGCCCCGGATTTTCATGCCCGCGACTATGGGTTCGCACGGCTGTCTGAGATGCTGGCAGCATCCGGCCTGGTTGTCATGGAGAGCGTTGGCGATAACCCGAATGCAATAACGGTCAGGCTGAAGGCCTCTGCCGGAGAAAAGTGA
- a CDS encoding ParA family protein, translating into MPVISLVSSKGGVGKTTSAVVLAGEFAAAGRKVILIDADPNRPLQAWSNLKILPETLRLMIDDSAETIIDTIEEARAAADFVIVDLEGTATDRIGFAIARSDLVLIPLQSSVLDAAEAAKSVKLVHQMRKVANRDIPYRVFFTRVPPAIRERTARDIGRQFSEAAIPVLPATLIDRAAYRALFSLGGSLHELEASDVSGLESARENSREFAQSVVNVLKGEHA; encoded by the coding sequence ATGCCCGTCATATCTCTGGTATCGAGCAAAGGAGGCGTCGGCAAAACGACTTCCGCCGTCGTGCTTGCCGGTGAATTCGCAGCCGCTGGCCGCAAGGTAATCCTGATTGATGCTGACCCCAACCGACCGCTCCAGGCTTGGTCAAATCTAAAGATCCTCCCCGAAACATTGCGCTTGATGATCGATGATTCCGCCGAGACGATCATCGACACGATCGAAGAAGCGCGTGCAGCGGCGGATTTCGTGATCGTTGACCTCGAAGGAACGGCTACAGACCGTATCGGCTTTGCGATTGCTCGATCGGATCTCGTGCTCATCCCACTGCAAAGTTCAGTCTTGGACGCAGCGGAGGCTGCGAAATCCGTGAAGCTCGTTCATCAAATGCGAAAAGTAGCCAACCGCGATATTCCGTATCGGGTCTTCTTCACGCGGGTTCCGCCCGCCATTCGCGAGCGGACCGCTCGTGATATTGGCCGACAGTTTTCCGAAGCTGCTATCCCAGTGCTGCCAGCTACACTGATTGATCGCGCGGCCTATCGCGCGTTGTTCTCTCTGGGCGGCTCGCTGCACGAACTGGAGGCGTCTGACGTTTCCGGGCTTGAAAGTGCAAGAGAGAACAGCCGGGAGTTTGCGCAGTCTGTTGTGAACGTCCTGAAAGGGGAGCACGCATGA
- a CDS encoding cation transporter, with translation MKILPLIALTASLLTGGHAFAAEQTVTLNVANATCELCGPIVKRALSNVPGVLDVDVSEATGAAIAKVRFDDSQTNVAALITATTNAGYPSGVSQ, from the coding sequence ATGAAAATCCTGCCCCTCATTGCCCTTACTGCGTCCCTGCTGACGGGTGGTCACGCTTTTGCCGCCGAGCAGACCGTAACCTTGAATGTTGCCAATGCCACCTGCGAACTCTGCGGCCCGATTGTGAAGCGGGCGCTCAGCAACGTTCCAGGCGTGCTCGATGTTGATGTATCGGAGGCGACCGGCGCGGCGATCGCGAAGGTGCGCTTTGACGACAGCCAGACGAATGTCGCCGCGCTGATCACCGCAACCACCAATGCTGGCTATCCGTCCGGCGTTTCGCAGTAA
- the merA gene encoding mercury(II) reductase, with product MCEACDVPTSNKGNGRYDLVVVGAGSAGFSAAITAAELGAQVALVGHGTIGGTCVNIGCVPSKALIRATEAVRHANDAAARFDGIESGARVVDWAAQIAQKDALVAGLRQAKYADLLPEYNNVVYHEGPARLVDGGVQVAGQHIGSERIIITTGARPALPGIPGIADVSPLDSTTALALTELPRSMIVLGGGYIGVELAQTFARAGVEVTLVFRSRLLPEAEPEIGAALATYLADEGIKIVSGITYESARKTDDGGVALAIARDGRPEILTAERILVATGRRSNTEALGLAETGIDLTPAGAIIVDDRMRTSKAGVYAAGDVTGKDQFVYMAAYGAKLAAKNALNGNSLSYDNTAMPAVVFTDPQVASVGMTEAQARAAGHSVRTSVLSLDNVPRALAARDTRGLIKLVADGSTRKLLGAHILAPEGADSIQTAALAIRCGLTIDDLSETIFPYLTTVEGLKLAAQTFDRDVKKLSCCAG from the coding sequence ATGTGTGAAGCTTGCGACGTTCCAACTTCCAACAAAGGCAACGGCCGTTATGATCTTGTGGTCGTCGGAGCTGGCTCGGCCGGTTTCTCCGCCGCGATCACGGCCGCCGAACTAGGCGCCCAAGTGGCTCTTGTCGGGCATGGCACGATCGGCGGTACATGCGTCAACATCGGCTGCGTGCCCTCGAAAGCCCTGATCCGGGCCACGGAGGCTGTACGTCACGCCAACGATGCGGCTGCCCGGTTTGATGGGATCGAAAGCGGCGCGCGCGTGGTTGATTGGGCCGCTCAGATCGCCCAGAAAGACGCTTTGGTTGCCGGTCTGCGACAGGCGAAATACGCTGATCTGCTGCCGGAGTACAACAATGTGGTCTACCACGAAGGTCCGGCCCGCCTCGTTGACGGCGGTGTCCAGGTCGCGGGCCAGCACATCGGCTCCGAGCGAATTATCATCACCACCGGTGCGCGTCCGGCGTTGCCGGGGATTCCGGGGATCGCTGACGTATCGCCGCTCGACAGCACGACAGCGCTCGCCCTGACCGAGCTGCCACGCTCGATGATAGTGCTTGGCGGCGGCTACATCGGCGTGGAGCTTGCCCAGACTTTCGCACGGGCCGGTGTCGAAGTGACACTCGTGTTCCGCAGCCGGCTTCTGCCGGAGGCTGAACCCGAAATCGGCGCTGCGCTTGCCACCTATCTGGCCGATGAGGGGATTAAAATCGTCAGCGGCATTACCTACGAGTCCGCCCGCAAGACCGATGATGGTGGTGTTGCCCTCGCCATCGCGCGGGACGGACGTCCGGAAATCTTGACTGCCGAGCGGATTCTTGTGGCGACGGGACGCCGCTCGAACACTGAAGCCCTTGGGCTTGCTGAAACCGGTATAGACCTGACACCGGCCGGGGCCATCATCGTTGATGATCGCATGCGCACCTCGAAGGCGGGCGTCTATGCCGCCGGCGATGTAACCGGAAAAGATCAGTTCGTCTACATGGCCGCCTATGGCGCAAAGCTCGCCGCCAAGAACGCATTGAACGGCAACAGCCTGAGTTACGACAACACCGCAATGCCCGCCGTGGTCTTTACCGATCCGCAGGTGGCGAGCGTCGGCATGACCGAAGCGCAGGCGCGGGCTGCCGGACATTCGGTTCGCACCTCCGTCCTTTCCCTCGACAATGTGCCGCGGGCGCTGGCGGCGCGCGACACGCGCGGCCTGATCAAGCTGGTCGCCGACGGGTCAACCCGGAAACTCCTTGGCGCTCACATCCTTGCACCAGAGGGTGCTGACAGCATTCAGACGGCAGCCTTGGCCATCCGCTGCGGCCTGACGATCGATGATCTCTCGGAGACGATCTTTCCATATCTGACGACTGTCGAAGGTTTGAAGCTTGCGGCTCAGACCTTCGACAGGGATGTGAAAAAACTGTCCTGCTGCGCGGGGTGA
- a CDS encoding Tn3 family transposase yields MARRKFLKIQDQQELFGVPTDEDSLIRHYTLSPSDRLEIEVRRRKHNQLGFAVQLCMMRHPGRALMVHEIPPRAMLNYIAEQLDADPESFRSYARREETRREHIAHLLSYFGKRTATAQDRRAALLSAVETATATDKGHSIAQAIVTTLRERKVLLPAPDTIERIGFAGRVIARRRAEAALISGLSAEKLQSLDDLLTVDPEIRQTRFHWLRSAPDAPGATNLVTLTDRIAFIRALDIDPRLQARIHSGRWEQMVREGDVTPAWLAADFNASRRRATIIAQIIKLGQKLTDAAVTMFIKLIGRLFSQANNRKKQRHVNTRMETAKALRLFLDTISALQCANDNDEDAIETLDRHVGWHRLVQAKPTLAAMVEDNDASPLLIAAEQYANVRNYAGRFLLTFTFHSSRRYDPLLAAIETLRSLYAEGRRVLPERVPIAHLGAAERKLIFGQAKADRRLYEIATLAALRERLRSADIWVEGSRAFRPINENFMPRPTFTKLKETDQLGLGVQRDGVAWLTEMQQLLDFNLKRLAHRARNGKLEGVRLDAGTLIVTPLASEVPAAADELNIELSEMYPLVEVPDLLRDVHEWTGFADQFTHVRTGDSPQNIPAMLAGTLADATNLGPKRMAGASKGISAHQIGWMRMFHARTETYRAAQACVTDAHARHPHAQLWGTGTTASSDGQFFRASDRAAKRGDINLHYGSEPGSKFYSHLSDQYGYFSILPISPTESEAAYVLDGLFDHDTILEIEEHFTDTGGASDHVFALFTLIGKRFAPRLRNLKDRKFHTFEKADSYPALANHIGAPINTALILEHWDDLLHLAASITTRSVAPSMILKKLAASSKPSQLAKALRELGRIERSLFMIEWYSNPALRRRCQAGLNKGESAHKLKRAVFFHERGEIRDRSFESQAFRASGLNLVVSAIVHWNTVYLSRAVAHLRQSGRTIPDILLKHVSPLSWEHINLTGIYSWDTEQQMPEGFRPLRLPGRILRAA; encoded by the coding sequence ATGGCGCGGCGGAAGTTTCTCAAAATTCAGGATCAACAGGAGCTGTTCGGCGTACCGACCGATGAGGATAGTCTGATCCGTCACTACACTCTATCTCCATCGGACCGGCTGGAGATCGAAGTCCGCAGGCGAAAACATAACCAGCTCGGCTTTGCTGTCCAGCTTTGCATGATGCGGCATCCGGGCCGGGCTCTCATGGTGCACGAAATTCCGCCGAGGGCGATGCTCAATTATATAGCCGAACAATTGGATGCTGATCCGGAGAGTTTCCGTTCCTATGCCAGGCGGGAGGAAACTCGCCGCGAGCATATCGCGCATTTGCTTTCCTATTTTGGAAAACGAACAGCAACAGCACAGGACCGGCGCGCCGCCTTACTATCCGCCGTCGAAACGGCGACCGCAACGGACAAGGGCCATTCTATTGCCCAAGCTATTGTCACCACGCTGCGGGAGCGGAAGGTGTTACTTCCCGCACCTGACACAATAGAGCGGATCGGCTTTGCCGGCCGCGTAATAGCCCGCCGTCGCGCCGAGGCTGCCCTGATATCGGGCCTTTCAGCCGAAAAGCTCCAATCCCTCGATGATCTTTTGACGGTTGATCCCGAGATACGACAGACGCGATTCCATTGGCTGCGATCTGCGCCAGATGCTCCGGGAGCAACCAACCTGGTCACGCTGACCGACAGGATCGCTTTCATCCGCGCGCTCGATATCGATCCCCGACTACAAGCCCGCATCCACTCCGGTCGCTGGGAGCAGATGGTCCGGGAGGGCGATGTGACACCGGCATGGCTTGCCGCCGACTTCAACGCCAGTCGGCGGCGCGCGACGATCATCGCGCAGATCATCAAGCTTGGGCAAAAGCTCACCGACGCCGCAGTCACCATGTTCATCAAGCTGATCGGCAGGCTGTTTTCGCAGGCGAATAACCGCAAGAAGCAGCGCCATGTGAACACCCGGATGGAGACGGCTAAGGCACTACGGCTGTTTCTCGACACGATATCGGCTCTTCAGTGCGCCAATGACAATGATGAAGATGCAATTGAAACGCTCGACCGCCACGTCGGCTGGCATCGCTTGGTGCAGGCAAAGCCGACGCTTGCGGCGATGGTGGAAGACAATGACGCCTCACCCTTGCTTATTGCAGCTGAGCAATATGCCAATGTTCGCAATTATGCAGGCCGGTTCCTCCTGACCTTCACATTCCATTCAAGTCGTCGGTATGATCCTTTGCTGGCAGCGATCGAAACACTCAGATCCCTTTACGCGGAAGGAAGGCGCGTGCTTCCCGAACGTGTCCCGATCGCTCATCTCGGCGCGGCGGAGCGTAAACTGATCTTCGGGCAGGCAAAGGCCGATCGCCGTCTCTATGAGATTGCAACACTGGCAGCGTTGCGCGAGCGGCTTCGTTCGGCCGACATCTGGGTCGAAGGCAGCAGGGCGTTCCGGCCGATAAATGAAAATTTCATGCCCCGCCCTACTTTTACCAAGCTGAAGGAAACTGACCAGCTTGGGCTCGGTGTGCAGCGCGACGGGGTGGCTTGGCTCACCGAAATGCAACAATTGCTGGACTTCAATCTGAAACGTCTCGCCCATCGCGCCCGCAACGGCAAACTTGAAGGCGTCCGTCTCGATGCCGGAACCCTGATTGTAACACCGCTGGCGAGCGAAGTGCCCGCTGCAGCCGATGAACTAAATATCGAACTCAGCGAAATGTATCCGCTTGTCGAAGTGCCGGATCTCTTAAGAGACGTGCATGAGTGGACCGGCTTTGCCGACCAGTTCACCCATGTTCGAACGGGCGATTCACCGCAAAACATTCCGGCCATGCTCGCCGGCACGCTCGCGGACGCCACCAATCTTGGCCCGAAACGTATGGCCGGAGCCTCCAAGGGGATCAGCGCCCATCAGATCGGATGGATGCGCATGTTCCATGCCCGCACGGAAACCTATCGCGCAGCGCAGGCATGTGTGACCGACGCCCATGCGCGTCATCCCCACGCCCAGCTCTGGGGAACAGGGACGACCGCATCATCTGATGGTCAGTTCTTCCGGGCCAGTGATCGTGCCGCCAAACGCGGTGATATCAACCTGCATTATGGCAGCGAGCCAGGCTCGAAATTTTACAGCCACCTTTCCGATCAGTACGGCTATTTCAGCATTCTGCCGATCAGCCCGACCGAGAGCGAGGCAGCCTATGTTCTCGACGGCCTGTTCGACCACGACACCATCCTGGAGATCGAGGAGCACTTTACCGATACCGGAGGTGCGAGCGATCATGTATTTGCCCTCTTCACTCTGATCGGAAAGCGTTTTGCGCCTCGGCTGCGCAATCTCAAGGACCGGAAGTTCCATACTTTCGAAAAGGCCGACTCATATCCAGCACTGGCCAACCATATCGGCGCGCCGATCAATACCGCCCTCATTCTGGAACACTGGGATGACCTTCTCCATCTGGCGGCATCAATCACGACACGCTCTGTTGCGCCCTCAATGATCCTCAAAAAGCTGGCGGCATCCTCGAAACCGAGCCAGTTGGCGAAAGCCCTGCGTGAGCTCGGGCGCATCGAGCGATCCCTGTTTATGATCGAATGGTATTCCAACCCGGCACTTCGCCGGCGATGTCAAGCCGGTCTTAACAAAGGAGAATCCGCCCACAAGCTCAAGCGGGCCGTTTTCTTCCATGAGCGCGGCGAAATCCGCGACCGATCGTTCGAAAGTCAGGCATTCCGTGCCTCGGGCCTCAACCTTGTCGTCAGCGCCATCGTCCACTGGAATACCGTTTATCTCAGCCGTGCCGTAGCCCATCTGCGTCAAAGTGGTCGAACTATCCCCGACATATTGCTCAAGCATGTCTCGCCACTCAGCTGGGAGCACATAAATCTCACCGGCATCTATTCCTGGGACACCGAGCAGCAGATGCCCGAAGGCTTCAGGCCATTGCGACTTCCTGGAAGAATCCTCCGCGCTGCATGA
- a CDS encoding MerR family transcriptional regulator: protein MTQNDEFSIGVLSERSGVNIETIRYYEKIGVMPKPARSAAGYRIYTTEHARRLHFVRRGRELGFSLDELRGLLRLVDGHTYTCREVHALTIEHLKDIRQKIADLRRLERAMSNMAAQCTGDQVPECPVIDALFEMRSIKRSRSVQA from the coding sequence ATGACACAGAATGATGAATTTTCGATCGGCGTGCTGTCCGAGCGCAGCGGCGTCAACATAGAGACGATCCGCTATTACGAGAAAATCGGCGTCATGCCGAAGCCCGCCCGCAGCGCAGCGGGTTATCGTATCTACACAACTGAACACGCAAGGCGGCTGCATTTCGTGCGGCGCGGCCGTGAACTCGGCTTCAGCCTGGACGAGTTGCGCGGCCTGCTTCGCCTGGTCGATGGGCATACCTACACCTGCCGGGAGGTCCATGCGCTCACCATCGAACATTTGAAAGATATCCGTCAGAAAATCGCCGATCTGCGGCGTCTGGAGCGGGCCATGTCGAATATGGCGGCGCAATGCACCGGCGATCAGGTTCCAGAATGTCCGGTCATAGATGCCCTTTTTGAAATGCGGTCAATCAAGCGTTCCCGCTCCGTTCAAGCTTAG
- a CDS encoding mercuric transporter MerT family protein codes for MMQDETRTLANTVTEPAEKGFDRAALLSVGGIVAALGAATCCVLPFALFFAGISGAWIGNLTAFEPYQPVFITIALACLGYGFYLVYRRPKAAECAEGSYCARPSSHRNAKIGLWVATVLIIIAVGFPYAARLVLDA; via the coding sequence ATGATGCAGGATGAAACACGGACGCTGGCAAATACAGTCACAGAGCCAGCCGAAAAGGGTTTTGATCGGGCAGCATTGCTGTCGGTCGGCGGCATCGTTGCGGCACTGGGCGCAGCAACCTGTTGCGTGCTGCCCTTTGCCTTGTTCTTCGCTGGCATCAGCGGCGCGTGGATCGGCAATTTGACCGCGTTCGAACCCTACCAGCCTGTGTTTATCACGATCGCGCTCGCCTGCCTCGGCTACGGTTTCTATCTCGTCTATCGCAGGCCGAAGGCGGCTGAATGCGCCGAGGGTTCCTACTGCGCGCGTCCATCATCCCATCGGAACGCCAAGATCGGCCTTTGGGTCGCAACTGTCTTGATCATTATCGCCGTGGGCTTTCCCTACGCCGCCCGCCTTGTCCTCGATGCTTAA
- a CDS encoding type IV secretory system conjugative DNA transfer family protein yields the protein MIQAGLAWTAFKNMMRAAARDPIWAFVNLIGMPFRIWKPLLQTLFILFLVLFIVGLGGRTVLREFGYNVGSIPVIAWDFVTLLIMAAIAFRLLTAELILHFGDMEDDTHGSARFATNKEVAPLTRSDTGLLIGRDPKSKNLMRYDGPAHLLTMAPTRTGKGVGTIIPNLLTADRSVICIDPKGENAKIAGRARQKFGPVHVLDPFGVTGMASAAFNPLDTLDPSSLDVAEDAATLADALVFDEPGMAGEAHWNEEAKALIAGLLLKIVAVESPSRRHLGTLREYLTVAPETFAALLKRMQDSDEAGGLIARAANRHLGKSDREATGVLSAAQRHTHFLDSPRMTAVLGRSDFRFADLKHRNVTVFLVLPPDRLSTYSRWLRLLVSQSLLDMARDPAKPAVPVLYLLDEFAALGHLAPVERAMGLMAGYGVQLWPILQDVHQLRATYGQRAGTFLSNAGVLQVFGVNDHDSARLVSDLLGQETVVFQTMARALDSEKTGISYSQQHTARPLLTPDEVRNLPAQGQLLFLAGQRPIAAGKLAYYADPEFRGQYDAP from the coding sequence ATGATTCAGGCCGGACTTGCATGGACCGCGTTCAAGAACATGATGCGCGCCGCCGCCCGTGATCCGATATGGGCTTTCGTCAATCTGATCGGCATGCCTTTTCGCATCTGGAAGCCGCTGCTCCAGACCTTGTTCATTCTGTTCCTCGTCCTGTTTATCGTCGGCCTGGGCGGACGAACCGTTCTTCGGGAATTCGGCTATAACGTCGGTTCGATCCCGGTTATTGCCTGGGACTTCGTGACGCTGCTGATCATGGCGGCAATTGCCTTCCGCCTCCTCACCGCTGAGTTGATCCTACACTTTGGCGACATGGAGGATGACACTCACGGCTCGGCGCGCTTCGCCACCAACAAGGAGGTCGCGCCCCTCACTAGGTCCGATACCGGTCTGCTGATCGGCCGCGATCCGAAATCGAAAAATCTCATGCGCTATGATGGGCCGGCGCACCTGTTGACGATGGCGCCGACGCGTACCGGCAAGGGTGTCGGAACCATCATTCCGAACCTGCTGACCGCCGACCGTTCCGTGATATGCATCGACCCGAAGGGCGAGAATGCGAAGATCGCTGGCCGCGCTCGCCAGAAATTCGGCCCGGTCCATGTCCTCGATCCGTTCGGCGTCACCGGCATGGCGTCGGCCGCCTTCAATCCGCTCGATACGCTCGATCCGTCCAGCCTCGATGTCGCGGAAGATGCCGCCACCCTGGCCGACGCCCTCGTGTTCGATGAACCAGGCATGGCGGGTGAGGCCCATTGGAATGAGGAAGCCAAGGCGCTCATTGCCGGCCTGCTGCTGAAGATCGTTGCGGTGGAATCTCCCAGCCGCCGCCATCTCGGCACGCTGCGCGAATATCTGACGGTTGCTCCGGAAACCTTCGCCGCCCTGCTCAAGCGCATGCAGGACTCTGATGAGGCGGGCGGCCTGATCGCCCGCGCTGCAAACCGCCATCTCGGCAAATCCGATCGCGAGGCGACCGGCGTGCTGTCGGCCGCCCAGCGCCACACCCATTTCCTCGACAGCCCGCGCATGACGGCCGTGCTCGGCCGATCGGATTTCCGCTTTGCCGATCTCAAGCACCGTAATGTGACGGTGTTCCTTGTCCTGCCGCCCGACCGCCTTTCGACCTATTCGCGCTGGCTGCGCCTGCTCGTCAGCCAAAGCCTTCTCGATATGGCACGCGATCCGGCCAAGCCGGCCGTGCCGGTCCTCTATCTACTCGATGAATTCGCCGCTCTCGGGCATCTCGCTCCAGTCGAGCGCGCCATGGGCCTGATGGCAGGCTATGGCGTCCAGCTCTGGCCGATCCTTCAGGACGTCCACCAGCTGCGCGCCACCTACGGGCAGCGTGCCGGCACCTTCCTCTCAAACGCCGGTGTGCTTCAGGTCTTCGGCGTCAACGATCACGACAGCGCCCGGCTCGTCTCCGATCTGCTCGGACAAGAAACCGTCGTCTTCCAGACCATGGCCCGCGCCCTCGATTCGGAAAAAACCGGGATCTCCTACAGCCAGCAACACACGGCCCGGCCGCTGCTCACTCCTGATGAAGTGCGTAACCTGCCGGCACAAGGACAACTGCTGTTCCTGGCGGGCCAACGGCCGATCGCCGCCGGCAAGCTCGCCTATTACGCCGATCCCGAGTTCAGGGGGCAATATGACGCTCCCTGA
- a CDS encoding HEPN domain-containing protein yields MTLPERLPHLPDRKRRELERAMQILFDEFEDAVKTKLSDKGKRGRILKLILFGSYARGDWVEDRKSGYRSDYDLLVVVNYESFGEQHESWEKAGERFLQELTITRRLSTPVNFIVHTYQDFNDQLAQGRPFFIDIARDGIVIYETPGFPLASPKALAPEEARTEAQRHFDQWFPKASRRLHLAKLALQQGYGDEAAFELHQAAEYLYHCILLVLALYSPKSHRLIFLRSQAERLAPQLIDVWPREDRFTKRCFTRLDRAYVDARYSPAYEIRGQNKSCSKSYAKLERSGNA; encoded by the coding sequence ATGACGCTCCCTGAACGCCTGCCCCATCTGCCCGACAGGAAGCGCCGCGAATTGGAACGCGCAATGCAGATCCTGTTCGATGAATTCGAGGACGCGGTTAAGACCAAGCTTTCCGATAAGGGAAAGAGGGGGCGTATCCTCAAGCTCATTCTGTTCGGCTCCTATGCCCGCGGTGATTGGGTTGAGGATCGAAAAAGCGGCTATCGCTCAGACTATGACCTTCTCGTCGTCGTCAATTACGAGAGCTTTGGCGAACAGCATGAATCCTGGGAAAAGGCAGGCGAGCGCTTTTTGCAAGAACTGACGATTACCCGCAGACTGTCGACGCCGGTCAACTTCATCGTCCACACCTATCAGGACTTCAACGACCAGTTGGCGCAAGGCCGGCCCTTTTTCATCGACATCGCCCGCGACGGCATCGTGATCTATGAAACACCGGGCTTCCCCCTCGCCTCTCCCAAGGCACTTGCGCCAGAGGAAGCCCGCACTGAGGCGCAACGGCATTTCGACCAGTGGTTTCCGAAGGCAAGTCGCCGTCTCCATCTTGCAAAACTTGCTCTTCAACAAGGCTATGGTGACGAAGCAGCCTTTGAGCTACACCAAGCGGCCGAATACCTCTACCATTGCATCCTGCTCGTCCTGGCCCTCTACAGCCCGAAATCTCACAGGCTGATCTTTCTGCGATCCCAGGCCGAGCGTCTGGCACCTCAACTGATCGACGTGTGGCCGCGCGAGGATCGTTTTACAAAACGATGCTTCACCCGTCTCGATCGCGCCTATGTCGATGCCCGCTATTCACCCGCCTACGAGATCAGGGGTCAGAACAAGAGCTGCTCGAAATCGTACGCTAAGCTTGAACGGAGCGGGAACGCTTGA
- a CDS encoding recombinase family protein, translated as MPRTFAYVRVSTTGQTTENQIQEIEAAGFHVEPRRIVTETISGSVAIAQRRGFSRLMDKLEAGDVLIVTKLDRLGRDAIDVSTTVRKLEELGVRVHCLALGGVDLASSAGKMTMSVINAVAQFERDLLIERTQSGLKRAKSEGKTLGRPARLNEKQKLDVLSDLAGGMSVSALARKFDTSRQTIMRVRIEGDRSV; from the coding sequence ATGCCACGCACCTTTGCCTATGTCCGTGTCTCCACGACCGGACAGACCACCGAAAACCAGATTCAGGAAATCGAAGCGGCCGGCTTCCACGTCGAGCCACGCCGTATAGTCACCGAGACCATCTCGGGCAGCGTCGCCATTGCGCAGCGCCGGGGTTTCTCGCGACTGATGGATAAACTCGAAGCCGGGGACGTGCTCATCGTCACCAAGCTCGATCGGCTCGGCCGAGATGCGATCGATGTCAGTACGACGGTCAGGAAACTGGAGGAGCTGGGCGTGCGGGTCCATTGTCTGGCCCTCGGCGGCGTCGATCTGGCGAGTTCCGCCGGGAAGATGACGATGAGCGTCATCAATGCCGTCGCTCAGTTCGAGCGTGATCTGCTGATCGAACGCACGCAGTCGGGCCTCAAACGAGCCAAGTCGGAAGGCAAGACCCTCGGCCGTCCCGCTCGGCTCAATGAGAAGCAGAAATTGGATGTTCTCTCGGATTTGGCGGGCGGGATGAGCGTTTCCGCACTCGCCAGAAAATTTGACACCAGCCGCCAGACCATCATGCGTGTCAGGATCGAGGGCGACCGCTCCGTTTAA
- a CDS encoding mobilization protein, which translates to MAKKSIEQRLAELDAQRSALKARLSKQDRANDTRRKVLLGALVLHRLENTNDPEFTKRLGDWLRRELPGFLTRDNDKALFADLLGTAPTSKAENSTEAAS; encoded by the coding sequence GTGGCAAAGAAATCGATCGAACAGCGTTTGGCTGAACTGGATGCGCAGCGCTCGGCGCTGAAGGCCCGGCTCTCGAAGCAGGACCGTGCGAACGATACGCGTCGCAAGGTCCTGCTCGGCGCACTCGTCTTACATCGGCTCGAAAATACCAACGATCCGGAATTTACAAAGCGCCTCGGTGACTGGTTGCGCCGAGAGCTGCCCGGCTTCCTCACACGTGACAATGACAAGGCGCTCTTTGCCGATCTGCTCGGCACAGCCCCGACCAGCAAAGCGGAGAATAGCACGGAGGCTGCCTCATGA
- a CDS encoding stability/partitioning determinant produces MNSDDKKRATLDFGDLDNTPAPPVDTAAVKAATRAAGFRETPKAVVSESSVSSRPMRRARRKTGRTEQFATRLKAETLEAIYSYADTNEITLAETIERAVAALTEIDRKS; encoded by the coding sequence ATGAATAGCGATGACAAAAAACGCGCTACGCTCGATTTTGGAGATTTAGACAACACGCCAGCGCCGCCGGTGGACACGGCGGCGGTGAAGGCGGCAACGCGCGCCGCGGGCTTTAGGGAAACACCGAAAGCAGTCGTCTCGGAGAGTTCTGTATCGTCACGGCCTATGAGACGGGCTCGGCGCAAGACCGGCCGCACAGAGCAGTTTGCGACACGCCTCAAGGCGGAAACCTTGGAGGCTATATATTCCTATGCTGATACTAACGAGATAACCTTGGCAGAAACGATCGAGCGGGCAGTGGCTGCACTTACCGAGATTGACAGAAAGAGCTAG